DNA from Krasilnikovia cinnamomea:
TTTCCGACCGGCGTGCCGCTGGCCGCGCACCGCAAGGCCGAGCTGGTCGAGTGGGCGCACCGGGTCGACGGCTTCGTCATCGAGGACGACTTCGAGAGCGCCTTCGTGGCCGCCGCCGACCGGGCGCCGGCGCTGCAGAGCCTGGCCCCCGACCGGGTGGTCTACGCCGGCAGCGCCAGCAAGGTCCTGGCGCCGGCGCTGCGCCTCGGCTGGCTGGTGGTGCCGTCCCCGCTGATGCCCGGCCTGGAGTTCGTCAGGTCCAGCCGGGACTTCGGGTGTTCCGGGCTGGAACAGCTCGCCTTCGCCCGGTTCCTGGAGACCGGCGGTTTCGACCGGCACCTGCGCCGCGTGCGCGACGAGGTACGCAAGCGGCGTGAGCAGGTCCGGGACGATGCCCTGCGGCTGCTGCCCGGGGTACGGCCGATCGGCGCCGCCAGCGGCCTGCAGACCTACCTGGAGTTGCCCGCCGGATGCGACGAGGCCGCGCTGCTGCGGGCGGCACAGGCCCGATCCGTGCTGGTGCACGGCGCGCAGTTCTACCGGATCAACCGTGCCGTCCAGCCCGGCGCCGTGGTCGTCAGCTATGCGACCGTGCACCGCCCGGGTCTGTCGCGTGCGATGGCGGCGCTCGGCATCGCGTACCGGGAGGTCTGTACCGGACCACCGGTCCGCCATCACCGGGGCGGCAAGTCGATGCGTACGGGATTGGGCGCACATGCCGTTGATCCCGCCCGCGAGTTGCGGGTTCCCGTCACAGCCTCGCCGCCCCTGGGTCCCCGCGTGGTCCGGCCCGGTTGACGGTCAGTTGACCTCGCGTTCGTGGCCCGCCCAGTACGGCTCGCGCAGCTTGAACTTCTGGATCTTGCCGGTGGCGGTGCGCGGCAGCGCGTCGAGGAACTCCACCCGCTTGGGGCACTTGAAACCGGCCAGGTGATCCCGGCAGTGGGTGATGATGTCCTGGGCGGTGAGCGGTCGGCCGTCGGTGACCACCAGCGCAGTGACCAGCTCGCCCCAGGTCTCGTCGGGGATGCCGATCACGGCCGCCTCCCGGACCGCCGGGTGCGAGATGAGTGCGTCCTCGACCTCGATCGAGGACACGTTCTCGCCGCCGGTGATGATGACGTCCTTCTTCCGGTCCGAGATCGTCAGATAGCCGTCGGTGAACGTGCCGCCGTCGCCGGTGTGGAACCAGTTCCCGGCCTGTGCCCGTGCGGTCTCCTCGGGGTTGGCCCAGTAGCCCTCCAGGTTGGTGTTGGACTGGGCCAGCACCTGGCCGTCCTCGTCGATCCTGATCCGGGTGCCGAGCGCGGGCGCGCCGGCCCGGCCGAGGAGGCCGGCCTGCTCGTGCGGGTCGAGGCCGGTCCACTCGGCGCGCATGCGGTTGACCGTCAGCAGCGGTGAGGTCTCGGTCAGGCCGTAGATCTGGAGGAACTCCCAGCCCAGTTCGGCGCGGATCCGCTCGATGGTGCGGGTGGGTGGCGGGGCACCGGCCACCACGACGCGTACCCGGTCACGGCCGGGGACCTCCCCGTCCCACGTCGCGGCGGCGTCCAGTACGGCGGTGACCACCGCGGGCGCGGCGCACAGGATGGTGACGCCGTGCCGGTCGATGCGACGCAGGATCTCGGCGCCGTCGACCTTGCGCAGCACGATGTGCCGCCCGCCGAGCCCGGTCAGCGCGTACGGCATGCCCCAGCCGTTGGCGTGGAACATCGGCAGGGTGTGCAGCAGCACGTCATGGTCGGACAGGGTGGTGTGCAGTCCGAAGGTGACGGCGTTGAGCCACAGGTTGCGGTGGGTCAGCTGGACACCCTTGGGCCGTGCCGTGGTGCCGGAGGTGTAGTTCAGCGTCGCGGTGGCCGACTCGTCACCCGCCCACGGCGCCGGGTCGGCGGTGCTGCCGAAGATCTCGTCGTCGTCCCCGAGCGTGCAGACGTGCTTCGCGGTGACCGTGTCGCACAGGTGCTCCAGCTCCGGGTCGACGAGCAGGACCTCGGCGCCGGAGTGCTCCACGATGTACTTCACCTCCGCGGCCGACAGCCGGAAGTTGACCGGCACCAGGATGCGGCCCCAACCGGAGACACCGAAGAACGACACGAGCAGGCGGGCCGCGTTGTGCGACACGATCGCCACCCGGCCGCCGACCGGTACGCCCAGCGCGTCGAGCCCGGCGGCCTGGGCCCGGGCCAGCCTGGCGACCTCCCGATAGGTCAGTGAGCCCCAGGAGGGGGCGGGCTGCTGGGGCTCGTCGACGACCCCGACGCGGTCGGCGTACACCAGTTCGGCACGGTCCAGGAAATCGCGTACGCCCAGATCGAAGAACACGTGACGGTCCTCTCGCTCGCTGAACCCCCATGGTGCGCCACACCCCCGTGGCCGACAACGCACGACCCACGCTCCGCACGTCAGCCTGGACCGTTGGCCGGGACATCTGTCCCGCCGCGCCCGGGCCAACGGCTTGCTCTGACGCGGGTAGCATCGGCCGGCATGATCGAGAACGCCCGTGGTGCCTTCCGCCGGTTGCATGAGGCGGGCACGTTCGTCATACCGAACCCGTGGGACGTGCCGTCGGCGCGGTTGCTGGCAGGCCTGGGCTTCCCGGCGCTGGCCACCACGAGTTCCGGGTTCGCCGCCTCCCTCGGCCGCGCCGACCAGCGCGCCACCCGCGACGAGCTGGTCGCCCACGTCGCCACGCTGACCGCTGCCGTCGAGATACCGGTGTCCGTGGACGCCGAGCGCGGGTACGCGGCGGACCCGGCGGGCGTCGCCGAGACCGTACGGATGCTGGCGGAGGCCGGCGCCAGCGGCGTGTCGATCGAGGACTACGACCCCGCCACGGAGCGCATCGATCCCGTGGGGGTCGCGGTCGAGCGGATCGCCGCGGCCGCCGAGGTGTGCGCCCGCTACGGCCTGGTGCTCACGGGTCGCGCCGAGAACCATCTCTACGGCATCGGCGACCTGCGGGACACCATCGACCGCCTGCTCGCCTACCGGGACGCGGGCGCCGCATGCCTGTACGCCCCGGGGCTGGCCGATCTCGGCGACATCGCCGCCGTGGTCCGCGAGACCGGCGCGGCGGTGAACGTGCTGGCGCTGCGGCACGGCCCGACCGTGGCGCAACTCGCCACCGCCGGCGTGCGGCGGGTGTCGACGGGAGGCAGCCTGGCCTGGGCGGCGTACGGTGCGCTGGTGGACGCCGCGACGGAGCTGCGCGACAGCGGCACCAGTGGCTACCTCGACCGGGCGCTGCCGCGCGCGCTGCGCGACTCGGCCTTCCGCTGATCTACGTCGATCCCGCCCGGGGTCGTGGCGGGTCTGTCCGGCGGCGGGCCGCCCTTCCGCGGGTCGCGGGATCTTCCCGGCGGGGACCGGCAGGGCTAGAGTGGGCCACGGCTCGGGCGCGTTGTTCGCATGGATAACCAACCGCCCCCAGCATCACACCGCCAACCATGTGCCGGCCCAACGCGGCCCGGGTACAGCACGGCGGACGGGAGCTGGACATGGTCGCTGCCAAGATCCATGTCAACGGGCGGGACATTCCGCTCGGCGACATCCCCGCGCACACCACCGCACTCGAGTGGCTGCGCGGGATCGGTCTGACCGGCTGCAAGGAAGGCTGCGGCGAGGGGGAGTGCGGCGCCTGCTCGGTGCTCGTCGCCCGCGCCGGGGTGGACACGCCGACCGAATGGGTGGCGGTCAACGCCTGCCTGCTGCCCGCCGCCGGGCTCGACGGGCAGGAGGTCGTCACCGTCGAGGGGCTGGGCGACCCGGACCACCTGCACCCGGTGCAGCACGAGATGGCCGTGCGCGGCGGTTCCCAGTGCGGCTACTGCACGCCCGGCTTCGTGTGCAGCATGGCCGCCGAGTTCTACCGCCCGGGCCGGGAGGCGGACCGGCCGGACGCCGACCACGGGCCGAACGGATTCGACCTGCACGCGCTCAGCGGCAACCTGTGCCGGTGCACCGGGTACCGGCCGATCCGTGACGCCGCGTACGCGCTCGGTGCCGCGCCCGGCGGCGACCCGCTGGCCCGCCGCCGCGACGAGCCCGCGCCGCCGCCCCGGCCCACCCGGCTGCGGCACGGCGACGGCGCGTTCGTGCGTCCCGCCGCGTTGGCCGACGCGCTCACGCTGCTGCGGGAGCACCCGGAGGCGACCGTCGTCGCGGGCGCCACGGACTGGGGCGTCGAGGTCAACCTGCGCGGCGCGCGGGCCGTGCTGGCCGTGGCGATCGACCGGCTGCCGGAACTGCGGGGCTTCACCGTCGGCCCCGACCACATCGAGGCCGGCGCCGCGCTGACCCTCACCGAGTTCGAACGCCGCCTGGCGGGCCGGGTGCCGCTGCTCGACCAGCTGTTCCCGGTGTTCGCCTCCCGGCTCATCCGCAACAGCGCCACCGTCGGCGGCAACCTGGGCACCGGGTCGCCCATCGGCGACTGCGCGCCGGTGCTGCTCGCCCTGGACGCCACGGTGTTGCTGACCAGCGCCGACGGGGAGCGGGAGGTGCCGCTGGCCGACTACTTCACCGGATACCGGCGCAGCGTCCGGCGACCCGGCGAGCTGATCCGCGCGGTGCGGATCCCGCTGCCGCCCGCCGGTCTCGCCGCCTTCCACAAGATCTCGAAGCGGCGCTTCGACGACATCTCCAGCGTGGCCGCCGCCTTCGCCCTGGACGTCGTCGACGGCACGGTGGTCCGCGCCCGGATCGGGCTCGGCGGCGTCGCGGCCACCCCCATCCGCGCCCGCGCCACCGAGGCCGCCCTGGAGGGCGAGCCGTGGTCCGCGGCGACGGCCGACGCCGCCGCGCGGGTGCTGCGCGGCGAGGGCACCCCGCTGGACGACCACCGGGCCAGCGCCGCGTACCGGGCCGCGATGCTCGAGCAGGGCCTGCGCAAGCTGTGGGCGGACCGCCCGCCGGAGGCGACGGCATGAGCGAGTGCACCGAGCGCAGCGAGGGCCGCGAGCGCATGCCCGGCCAGCACGGCATGAGCGAGTGCACCGAGCGCAGCGAGGGCCGCGAGCGCATGCCCGGCCAGCACGGCATGAGCGAGTGCACCGAGCGCAGCGAGGGCCGCGAGCGCATGCCCGGCCAGCACAGCATGAGGGAACTGTCCGCGCGGCCGGAGAACGCCGCCGTCGGGGTCGCGATTCCGCACGAGAGCGCCACGCTGCACGTCACCGGCGCCGCGCTGTACACCGAGGACCTCGTGGTTCGCACCAAGGACGTGCTGCACGCCCACCCGGTGCAGGTACCGCACGCCCACGCCCGGGTCACCGCGCTGCGCGTCGCGCCCGCGCTGGCCGTGCCCGGCGTCGTCCGGGTGCTCACCGCCGCCGACGTGCCCGGCGTCAACGACGGCGGGGTCAAGCACGACGAGCCGCTCTTCCCCGACGAGGTGATGTTCTTCGGGCACGCCGTGTGCTGGGTGCTCGCCGAGACCGCCGAGGCGGCCCGGCTCGGCGCCGCGGCGGTCGAGGTCGACGTGGCGCCGCTGCCGTCGCACGTCACCCTCGCCGACGCGATCGCCGCGGGCAGCTTCCAGGGCGCCAAACCCCAGGTCGTGCGCGGCGACGTCGAGGCGGGGCTGGCCGGCGCCGCGCACGTGTTCCACGGCGCGCTGGAGTTCGCCGGGCAGGAGCATTTCTACCTCGAAACGCAGTGCGCGCTCGCGCACGTCGACGAGGCCGGGCAGATCTTCGTGCAGAGCAGCACCCAGCATCCCTCGGAGACCCAGGAGATCGTCGCGCACGTGCTGGGCCGCGCCAGCCACGAGGTGACCGTGCAGTGCCTGCGCATGGGCGGTGGTTTCGGCGGCAAGGAGATGCAGCCGCACGGCTTCGCGGCGATCGCCGCGCTGGGTGCCACGCTGACCGGCCGTCCGGTGCTGGTCCGCCTCACCCGGACCCAGGACCTCACCATGACCGGCAAGCGGCACGGCTTCCACGTCGACTGGCGGGTCGGCTTCGACGCCGACGGGCGGCTGGCGGCCCTGGACGCCACGTTGACCGCCGACGGCGGCTGGAGCCTGGACCTGTCGGAGCCGGTGCTGGCCCGCGCGCTGTGCCACGTCGACAACGCGTACTGGCTGCCGCACGCGCGGCTCACCGGGCGCATCGCGCGTACCCACAAGACGTCCAGCACCGCGTTCCGCGGCTTCGGCGGTCCGCAGGGGATGATGGTCATCGAGGACATTCTCGGCCGTTGCGCGCCGCTGCTCGGCATCGACCCCGCCGAGCTGCGCCGGCGCAACTTCTACCAGGAAGGCCAGAGCACACCGTACGGGCAGCCGGTGCGCCACCCGGAGCGGCTGCACCGGCTGTGGCAGCAGGTTCTCGACAGCGGCGAGGTCGCCGAACGGCAGCAGCGGATCGCCGCGTTCAACGCCGCCCACCCGCACACCAAGCGCGCTCTGGCGCTCACCCCGGTCAAGTTCGGCATCTCCTTCAACTTCACCGCGTTCAACCAGGCCGGCGCGCTCGTGCACGTCTACAAGGACGGTTCCGTCCTGATCAACCACGGCGGCACGGAGATGGGCCAGGGCCTGCACACCAAGATGTTGCAGGTGGCCGCGACCACATTGGGCATTCCGCTGGCCCGGGTGCGGTTGGCGCCGACCCGTACCGACAAGGTGCCCAACACGTCGGCCACGGCGGCCAGCTCCGGCGCCGACCTCAACGGCGGCGCCGTCAGGAACGCCTGCGCGCAGATCCGGGACCGGCTCGCCGCGGTGGCCGGCACCATGCTCGGCGCCGACGCCGCCGACGTACGCATCATCGACGGCGTCGCCCGGCGGGCCGGTGCCGCCGACGGCGTCGGCTGGGACGAGCTGGTCCGCGCGGCCTACTTCCAGCGGGTGCAGCTGTTCGCCGCGGGCTTCTACCGCACCGAGGGCCTGCACTGGGACGCGTCGGTGATGCGGGGCTCACCGTTCAAGTACTTCGCGTACGGGGTGGCGGCCGCCGAGGTGGAGGTGGACGGGTTCACCGGGGCGAACCGCACCCGGCGGGTCGACATCGTGCACGACGTCGGGGACAGCCTGTCCCCGCTGATCGACGTCGGGCAGATCGAGGGCGGCTTCGTGCAGGGCGCGGGCTGGCTCACCCTGGAGGACCTGCGCTGGGAGACCGGGGGGCCGGCTCGCGGTCGATTGAGTACGCAGGGTGCCAGCACCTACAAGCTGCCCGGCCTGTTCGACATGCCGGAGGTCTTCCACGTCACGCTGCTGACCGACGCCACCGAGGACGGCGTCGTCTACGGCTCCAAGGCGGTCGGTGAGCCACCGCTGATGCTCGCCTTCTGCGTCCGCGAGGCGCTGCGCCAGGCCGCCGCGGCGTTCGGTCCGGCGGGCATCAGCGTCGACCTGGCCTCCCCGGCCACCCCGGAGGCGGTGTTCTGGGCGGTCGAGCGGGCCCGCACCGGCGACGGGCGCGGCCAGGTGCTCGAACGGGCCGGCGAGGCGGTGCACCATGGCTGAGCACACCTGGATCAGCGCGGTGGCGCGTCTGCGCGAGACCCGTGAGCCCGGGGTGCTGGTCATCGTCGCCACGGTCCGCGGGCACGCGCCCCGCGCCGCCGGCGCGAAGCTCGTGGTCGGCGCGGCCCGTACGTGGGGTTCGGTCGGCGGCGGCAACCTCGAGGCGGTCGCCACCGAGAAGGCGCGCGCGCTGCTGGCCGCCGGCGCGGTCACGCCCGAGATGGTCACCGTCGCGCTGTCGGACAAGGCGCCCTACCAGCACGGCGTGCAGTGCTGCGGCGGGGCCGTCACCCTCCTGCTGGAACCGCTGCCCGCCCCGCCGGTGGTGGCGGTGTTCGGCGTGGGCCACGTCGGTCTGGAGCTGGCCCGCATCCTGGCCCGGCACGACCTCGACCTGCACCTGGTGGACACCCGCCCGGAGCAGCTGGCTGACGAGCGGCTGGCGGTGCTCGCCGACGCCGTCGCCCAGGTCCACGTGCACCGGCTCGCCGTACTGCCCGAGATCGTGCTCGGCGAGCTGCCCGCCGGCACCCACGTCCTGATCATGACGCACGACCACGCCGAGGACCTCGCGCTCTGCGACGCGGTGCTGCGCGGCGGCGACTTCGGCTCGATCGGCCTCATCGGCTCGGCCGCCAAGTGGGCCCGGTTCCGCGCCGAACTCGCCGCGCACGGCCACGACGCCGCGGCGGTCGAACGGATCACCTCGCCGATCGGGATCGACGGCATCCGCGGCAAGGAACCCGCCACGATCGCCGTCAGCGTCGCCGCCGGCCTGCTGCGCACCCTCGACGGCGAGGCCGGGCAGCGCACCGCCGCCCCGCTCGCCGCGCCCGTGGACGCCGACGGATGATCCTGTACCGCACGCAGGTCCTGGACACCCCCGACGACCCGTTCCGCGGGGGCGGGCTGCGCCACGACGCCGACGCGGGGATCCTCGTCGACCATGGGCTGATCGTCGAGCGGGGCCCCTTCGCGCGGGTGCGTTCCCGGCACCCGGCGGCGCGGGTGGTCGGGCTGGACGGCGGCCTGCTGCTGCCCGGCCTGGTCGACACGCACGTGCACTACCCGCAGATCCGCGTCATCGGCGCCCTCGGCATGCCGCTGCTGGAATGGCTGGAGCGGTGCGCGTTGCCGGAGGAGGCCCGGCTCGCCGAGGTGAGCTACGCCCGCACGGTCGCGGACGAGTTCGTCACCTCGCTGCTGGCCGCGGGCACCACCACGGCGCTGGTCTTCGGCTCGCACTTCGCCCCGGCGGTGGACGAGCTGTTCGCGGCGGCCGCCCACTCCGGCCTGCGCATCACCAGCGGTCTGATCGTGGCCGACCGGATGCTGCGCCCCGACCTGCACACGACGGCGCGGCGCGGCTACGACGAAGGGCTGGCACTCGCGCAACGCTGGCACGGCAAGGGACGCAGCCGGTACGCGGTCACCCCGCGCTTCGCGCTGTCCTGCACCGACGAACTGCTGGCCTCCTGCGGGCAGCTGCACCGCGACGTGCCCGGCAGCTGGTTCACCTCGCACCTGAACGAGAACCTCATCGAGATCCGTACGGTCGAGCAGCTGTTCGGCGACGGCAGCTATCTCGACTGCTATGACCGGCACGGGCTGGTGGGCCCGCGCAGCGTCTTCGCCCACAACGTGCACCCGACCGACGCCGAGCTCAAGCGGCTGGCGCAGGCCCACTCCAGCGTGGCGCACTGCCCCACCAGCAACGCGGCGCTGGGCAGCGGGCTGTTCCCGCTGAACCGTCACCTCCAGCACGGGGTCGCCGTGGCGCTGGGCTGTGACGTCGGCGCCGGCACCGGCTTCTCGCTGTTGAAGGAGGGGCTGCAGGCGTACCTCCTGCAACGCGTACGTGCGGAACAGAGCGTGGTGTTGGGGCCCGCCCACCTGCTGCACCTGGCCACCGCGGCCGGCGCGCAGGCCCTCGGCCTGCGCGACCAGGTCGGCGACCTCGGGGTGGGCCGCCGCTTCGACGCGATCTGGGTGCGGCCCGGCGCGGGCACGCCGCTGGACATCGGCCTGCGGCACGCGGACGGAGCGGAGGACGCGCTGGCGAAGGTCTTCACGCTGGCCACGCCGCACGACGTGGCCCGGGTGTGGATCGACGGCGTACCCGTCGCGGGCGGCGCGGCGGCCGGGGACCTGTCGGGTGACCGGCTGGGCGCGGCGGGCTGAAGCCCTCGTCCGGTGCTGTACAGATTGTTCAAGGGGTGCGCGCTCGGCCCGGCGGTTCTGCGCAGAATGCTCGCCCTCGACTGGTCGCGTTGTGCACCACACCGAGGTTCACCAAGCTGGAGGCCGCAGCCCGATCCCGCGGAAGAGGGACCAGTCCATGTCCGTGCGTGACACGCTCAACCGACACGGCTCGCGCGGCGTCGGCGAGCGCACGCGGCGGCGCGACGTCCGGCGCATCGGCAACCCCCTCGGGCACGAACGGAGGTACGGATGGCGCACTACCAGCGAGCCGGCAGCATCCCGGCGAAGCGGCACACCCAGCACCGCGATTCCGGCGGCAGCCTCTACTACGAGGAGTTGATGGGCGAGGAGGGCTTCTCCTCGGACTCGTCGCTGCTGTATCACCGGCACGTACCGTCGGCGATCGTCGACGCGCGCGCCTGGGACCTGCCCGACCTCGCGACCGTGCCGAACCAGCCGTTGCTGCCCCGGCACCTGAAGCTGCACGAGCTGTTCGGGGAGCAGGAGTGGAAGTCGCGGGACGCGGTGCGCGACCGCCGGCTCGTGCTGGGCAACGCCGACGTCCGGATCACCTACGTCGTGGCCGGTGAGCCGTCGCCGCTCTACCGCAACGCCACCGGCGACGAGTGCGCGTACGTCGAAGCCGGCGCCGCAACCGTGGAGACGGTCTTCGGCGACCTGGAGGTCGGGACCGGCGACTACGTGATCATCCCGCGGGCCACCACGCACCGCTGGGTGCCGGCGGGACACGAGCCGCTGCGCCTGTACGTCATCGAGGCCAACAGCCACATCGCCCCGCCGAAGCGCTACCTGTCGCGCTACGGCCAGTTCCTGGAGCACTCGCCGTACTGCGAGCGGGACCTGCGGGCCCCGGGCGCACCGCGCACCGTGGACGAGCAGGACGTCGAGGTCTACATCAAACACCGTGGCGACGGACCGGCCGGACTCGCCGGGACCGTGCACGTGCTGCCGCACCACCCCTTCGACGTGGTCGGCTGGGACGGCTGCCTGTACCCGTACGCGTTCAACATCGCCGACTTCGAGCCGATCACCGGCCGGGTCCACCAGCCCCCGCCGGTGCACCAGGTCTTCGAGGGCACCAACTTCGTCATCTGCAACTTCGTGCCGCGCAAGGTCGACTACCACCCGCTGGCCGTGCCGGTGCCCTACTACCACTCGAACGTGGACAGCGACGAGGTCATGTTCTACGTCGGCGGCGACTACGAGGCCCGCAAGGGCTCCGGGATCAACGTCGGCTCCATCTCGCTGCACCCCGGCGGCCACTCCCACGGCCCGCAGCCGAGCGCCATCGAAGCCAGCCTCGGCGCGGAACGGTTCGACGAGCTCGCCGTCATGGTCGACACGTTCCGGCCGCTCGGCCTCGGCGAGGGCGGACGGGCCTGCGACGACGGCCGGTACGCCTGGACCTGGGCGGGACGGGGACCGGCCGCGTGACCGAGACCCGGACCGCGCCGGCCCGGCTGTTCGCCGGCCTGCTCGACGACGCCGCCATCTTCCCGCCCGGCAACGCCGCACTGCCGGAGGCCGTACGGGCCCACCAGGACCGGCGGTCGACGCCGCTGGCGCCGCTGCTCGGGCCGTTCATCTGCTCCCTGCCCCGGTGGGCGGAGCTGAGCGGGGCGCTGACCGGCGGATCCCCGCTGCCGCTCGCGCTCACCCTCCCCGGTGGGGCGGACGATCTGCCCGCGGCGATCGCGCACACGCGCGCGGAGCCCCGGGTGCGGCTGCTGGCGCTGGAGGTCCCGGCGTCCGCCGAGCGGCTGGCCGACCTGGCGGCCATCGTGGACCGGCAGGTGCCCTCGGCGGTGCACACGTACGTCGAGCTGCCCCGCTCCGACGTCACGGCGGCGGGGGTCGCCACGCTCGCGGGCGCGGGCCTGCGCCTCAAGGTCCGTACCGGTGGGCTGGTCGCGTCGGCCTTCCCCGACGAGCGGCAACTGGCCGGGGTGCTCGTGGCGGCCGTGCGGGGCGGCGTGGCGTTCAAGCTCACCGCCGGCCTGCACGACCCGGTCCGGCACCGGGACCCCGCGACCGGTTTCGAACACCACGGCTACCTGAACGTGCTCCTCGCGACCGCCCGCGCCCTGAACGGCGAGGGCGCCGACGGCGTCGCCGCAGCGCTGGCCGACGCCGACGGCACCCGGGTGGCGGCCGCGGTCGCCGGGATCGACGACACGCTGGCCGAGCGGGTCCGCCACCACTTCGTCAGTTTCGGTACGTGCAGCATCACCGAGCCGGTCGACGGCCTGCTGCGCCACGGACTTCTCCCGGAGGACCCACGTTGACCACCGCTTCCGCGACTTCCTGGCTGGACCTCCCGGCGGATCATCCGTTCGGCGTCGCCACGCTGCCCTACGGGGTGTTCAGCACGGCGTCGGATCCCGGCCCGCGGGTCGGCGTCGCGATCGGCGAGATGATCCTCGACCTGGCGGCGGCCGTGGGGCAGTTGGCCCCGCCGCTCGCCGCCGCCGTGGCGGGACCGTCGCTGGACACCCTGCTGGCCGCCGGGCCCCAGGCGTGGTCACAGGTGCGTGCCCTGGTGACCGCGTGGCTCACCGACGCCACCTTCAGTGAGCGGCTCGGCCAGCACCTCGTCCCGGCGCGCGACGCCGTGCTGCACCTGCCGTTCACGGTCGCCGACTACGTCGACTTCTACGCCTCCGAGCAGCACGCCACCAACCTCGGCAAGATGTTTCGCCCCGGGCAGGATCCGCTCACGCCGAACTGGAAACACCTGCCGATCGGCTACCACGGCCGCGCGGGCACCATCGTCGGCTCCGGTACCGACATCGTCCGGCCCTGCGGCCAGCGCCGTGGCACCGATGGCGAGATCACGTTCGGGCCGTCGGCGCGCCTGGACATCGAGGCCGAACTGGGCTTCGTCGTCGGCACCGGGTCGCGGCTGGGCCGGCCCGTCGACATCGACCGGTTCCCCGAGCACGTCTTCGGGGTCTGCCTGGTCAACGACTGGTCCGCGCGCGACATCCAGGCCTGGGAGTACGTGCCGCTGGGCCCGTTCCTCGGCAAGTCCTTCGCGACCTCCATCTCGCCCTGGGTCGTGCCGCTGGCCGCGCTCGGTGCCGCCCGGGTGACCCCACCGGCCCGGACGGTGCCCCTGCTGCCGTACCTCGACGACGCCCGGACGCCGCCGTGGGGGCTGGACGTGCGGCTCGAGGTGCGGCTCAACGGCCACGTCGTGTCCCGCCCGATGTTCGACGGCATGTACTGGACCGGCGCCCAGATGCTGGCGCACCTGACGGCCAACGGCGCGTCGCTGCGTACCGGCGACCTCTACGCCTCCGGCACGATCAGCGGCGCACGCCCCGACCAGCGAGGCTCGCTCATCGAACTGTCCTGGGGCGGCGCGGAACCGCTGCGGCTGCCGGACGGCACGACGCGCACCTTCCTGGAGGACGGCGACGAGGTCGTGATCAGCGCG
Protein-coding regions in this window:
- the xdhC gene encoding xanthine dehydrogenase accessory protein XdhC, translating into MAEHTWISAVARLRETREPGVLVIVATVRGHAPRAAGAKLVVGAARTWGSVGGGNLEAVATEKARALLAAGAVTPEMVTVALSDKAPYQHGVQCCGGAVTLLLEPLPAPPVVAVFGVGHVGLELARILARHDLDLHLVDTRPEQLADERLAVLADAVAQVHVHRLAVLPEIVLGELPAGTHVLIMTHDHAEDLALCDAVLRGGDFGSIGLIGSAAKWARFRAELAAHGHDAAAVERITSPIGIDGIRGKEPATIAVSVAAGLLRTLDGEAGQRTAAPLAAPVDADG
- the guaD gene encoding guanine deaminase, giving the protein MILYRTQVLDTPDDPFRGGGLRHDADAGILVDHGLIVERGPFARVRSRHPAARVVGLDGGLLLPGLVDTHVHYPQIRVIGALGMPLLEWLERCALPEEARLAEVSYARTVADEFVTSLLAAGTTTALVFGSHFAPAVDELFAAAAHSGLRITSGLIVADRMLRPDLHTTARRGYDEGLALAQRWHGKGRSRYAVTPRFALSCTDELLASCGQLHRDVPGSWFTSHLNENLIEIRTVEQLFGDGSYLDCYDRHGLVGPRSVFAHNVHPTDAELKRLAQAHSSVAHCPTSNAALGSGLFPLNRHLQHGVAVALGCDVGAGTGFSLLKEGLQAYLLQRVRAEQSVVLGPAHLLHLATAAGAQALGLRDQVGDLGVGRRFDAIWVRPGAGTPLDIGLRHADGAEDALAKVFTLATPHDVARVWIDGVPVAGGAAAGDLSGDRLGAAG
- a CDS encoding homogentisate 1,2-dioxygenase encodes the protein MAHYQRAGSIPAKRHTQHRDSGGSLYYEELMGEEGFSSDSSLLYHRHVPSAIVDARAWDLPDLATVPNQPLLPRHLKLHELFGEQEWKSRDAVRDRRLVLGNADVRITYVVAGEPSPLYRNATGDECAYVEAGAATVETVFGDLEVGTGDYVIIPRATTHRWVPAGHEPLRLYVIEANSHIAPPKRYLSRYGQFLEHSPYCERDLRAPGAPRTVDEQDVEVYIKHRGDGPAGLAGTVHVLPHHPFDVVGWDGCLYPYAFNIADFEPITGRVHQPPPVHQVFEGTNFVICNFVPRKVDYHPLAVPVPYYHSNVDSDEVMFYVGGDYEARKGSGINVGSISLHPGGHSHGPQPSAIEASLGAERFDELAVMVDTFRPLGLGEGGRACDDGRYAWTWAGRGPAA
- the fahA gene encoding fumarylacetoacetase — protein: MTTASATSWLDLPADHPFGVATLPYGVFSTASDPGPRVGVAIGEMILDLAAAVGQLAPPLAAAVAGPSLDTLLAAGPQAWSQVRALVTAWLTDATFSERLGQHLVPARDAVLHLPFTVADYVDFYASEQHATNLGKMFRPGQDPLTPNWKHLPIGYHGRAGTIVGSGTDIVRPCGQRRGTDGEITFGPSARLDIEAELGFVVGTGSRLGRPVDIDRFPEHVFGVCLVNDWSARDIQAWEYVPLGPFLGKSFATSISPWVVPLAALGAARVTPPARTVPLLPYLDDARTPPWGLDVRLEVRLNGHVVSRPMFDGMYWTGAQMLAHLTANGASLRTGDLYASGTISGARPDQRGSLIELSWGGAEPLRLPDGTTRTFLEDGDEVVISASAPGPDGTVIGFGEVRGRILPATEPPR